One segment of Curtobacterium poinsettiae DNA contains the following:
- a CDS encoding glutamate synthase-related protein gives MTLRATGAAVALLALLQSAPASVGLDEVQPAHEITRTLASGAMSHGALVATAHEAVAHGTNMVGGMSNSGEGGEHHSRYGTIRGSRIKQFASGRFGIWAGYLADPMLEELEIKIGQGAKPGEGGQLPAPKVTVDIAAARGGTPGVELISPPPHHDTYSIEDLAQLIHDCKAARVRVIVKLVSSEGIGTIAVGVAKAGADVINVAGNTGGTGAAAVTSLKYAGRSAEIGVAEVHQALVANGLRQKVTLRCSGAHQTGSDVVTSALLGGDSFEFGTTALMMLGCVMAKNCNVKCPAGLTTNAEAFEGDPRALAQYLLNIAHDVRQILARLGLRSLREARGRTDLLQLLDHPASVGRLDARALLAQVPEKIVADPEYLEKDFHTDDALLERVRTALVDHAQEHVLVHGVLLGNADKSVGGQLGIDLERLLNHELGAEDVQGLPAVTTDDRGRRRLVDGAVTIRTQGSAGQSYGVFNNDGVVLEHTGTANDGVGKSQSGGRIIVRAPGGGSAEQGGNVLVGNFALFGATGGRTFVEGEAGDRFAVRNSGATAVVEGVGDFGCEYMTGGAVFNLGAFGKGLGNGMSGGFLYQYDPSGQVAERASTDSLLVFPVTDTERGAFHESAARLLLEWHLEATGSALAERLLAEWDTARAHVYVGMPRALLLTQDAGEILAAATRPDLLDELATSIATDKLRAFKLDYRDQRTVLDGRAPALGDQGEDMFSLLSSYTVLGVAQDVALERVPGAFGAADPRVAEAVKNLVLTEDFSVKQRVVKYLRGTLDRFADDQLATLIAIKRLDDYKRALTQRNNRSMDAPGTTGWIMHQNAKNDGRVREARFDELLATAALEDIARRAPQAPTEAVTA, from the coding sequence GTGACGCTCCGCGCCACCGGTGCGGCCGTCGCCCTGCTCGCGCTGCTGCAGAGCGCCCCGGCGAGCGTCGGGCTCGACGAGGTGCAGCCGGCCCACGAGATCACCCGGACACTGGCCTCCGGTGCGATGAGCCACGGTGCGCTCGTCGCCACCGCCCACGAGGCCGTCGCGCACGGCACGAACATGGTCGGCGGCATGTCGAACAGCGGTGAGGGCGGCGAGCACCACTCCCGGTACGGCACCATCCGCGGCTCGCGCATCAAGCAGTTCGCCTCGGGCCGCTTCGGCATCTGGGCCGGCTACCTCGCCGACCCCATGCTCGAGGAGCTCGAGATCAAGATCGGCCAGGGCGCGAAGCCCGGCGAGGGTGGCCAGCTGCCCGCACCCAAGGTCACGGTGGACATCGCCGCGGCCCGTGGTGGCACGCCGGGCGTCGAGCTGATCTCGCCGCCGCCGCACCACGACACGTACTCGATCGAGGACCTCGCGCAGCTCATCCACGACTGCAAGGCCGCTCGTGTCCGGGTGATCGTGAAGCTCGTCTCGTCCGAGGGCATCGGCACGATCGCGGTCGGCGTCGCGAAGGCCGGGGCCGACGTGATCAACGTCGCGGGCAACACCGGCGGCACCGGCGCCGCGGCGGTCACCAGCCTGAAGTACGCCGGCCGCTCCGCGGAGATCGGCGTCGCAGAGGTGCACCAGGCCCTGGTCGCGAACGGCCTGCGCCAGAAGGTCACGCTCCGCTGCTCGGGTGCGCACCAGACCGGCAGCGACGTCGTCACGAGCGCCCTGCTCGGCGGCGACAGCTTCGAGTTCGGCACGACCGCGCTCATGATGCTCGGCTGCGTGATGGCGAAGAACTGCAACGTGAAGTGCCCGGCGGGCCTGACCACGAACGCCGAGGCGTTCGAGGGCGACCCCCGCGCGCTCGCGCAGTACCTGCTCAACATCGCCCACGACGTGCGGCAGATCCTGGCCCGTCTCGGCCTGCGCTCCCTGCGCGAGGCGCGCGGCCGGACCGACCTGCTGCAGCTCCTGGACCACCCGGCCAGCGTGGGCCGGCTCGACGCCCGCGCCCTGCTCGCCCAGGTGCCCGAGAAGATCGTCGCGGACCCGGAGTACCTGGAGAAGGACTTCCACACCGACGACGCCCTGCTCGAGCGCGTCCGCACCGCGCTCGTCGACCACGCGCAGGAGCACGTACTCGTGCACGGCGTGCTGCTCGGCAACGCCGACAAGTCGGTCGGCGGCCAGCTCGGCATCGACCTCGAGCGCCTGCTCAACCACGAGCTCGGCGCCGAGGACGTCCAGGGCCTGCCCGCCGTGACGACGGACGACCGCGGACGCCGCCGGCTGGTGGACGGCGCGGTCACGATCCGCACGCAGGGCTCGGCAGGGCAGTCCTACGGCGTCTTCAACAACGACGGCGTCGTGCTCGAGCACACCGGCACCGCGAACGACGGCGTCGGCAAGAGCCAGAGCGGCGGACGGATCATCGTCCGCGCCCCCGGTGGCGGCAGCGCCGAACAGGGCGGCAACGTGCTGGTCGGCAACTTCGCGCTGTTCGGGGCGACCGGTGGACGCACCTTCGTCGAGGGCGAAGCCGGTGACCGGTTCGCCGTCCGCAACTCCGGTGCGACCGCCGTCGTCGAGGGCGTGGGCGACTTCGGCTGCGAGTACATGACCGGTGGCGCCGTCTTCAACCTCGGCGCGTTCGGCAAGGGCCTCGGCAACGGCATGTCCGGCGGGTTCCTGTACCAGTACGACCCGTCCGGCCAGGTCGCCGAGCGGGCCAGCACGGATTCGCTCCTGGTGTTCCCCGTCACCGACACCGAGCGCGGTGCCTTCCACGAGTCCGCCGCACGCCTGCTGCTCGAGTGGCACCTCGAGGCGACCGGTTCGGCCCTGGCCGAGCGGCTGCTCGCCGAGTGGGACACCGCCCGAGCGCACGTGTACGTCGGCATGCCGCGTGCCCTGCTGCTCACGCAGGACGCCGGCGAGATCCTCGCGGCGGCGACCAGGCCCGACCTCCTCGACGAGCTCGCGACCTCGATCGCCACCGACAAGCTCCGCGCGTTCAAGCTCGACTACCGCGACCAGCGCACGGTGCTCGACGGCCGTGCCCCGGCGCTCGGCGACCAGGGCGAGGACATGTTCTCGCTGCTGTCGTCGTACACGGTGCTCGGGGTCGCCCAGGACGTCGCCCTCGAGCGCGTCCCGGGTGCGTTCGGTGCCGCCGACCCGCGGGTCGCCGAGGCCGTCAAGAACCTCGTGCTCACCGAGGACTTCTCCGTCAAGCAGCGCGTCGTGAAGTACCTGCGCGGCACGCTCGACCGGTTCGCCGACGACCAGCTCGCGACCCTCATCGCGATCAAGCGGCTCGACGACTACAAGCGCGCGCTCACGCAGCGGAACAACCGCAGCATGGACGCGCCGGGCACCACGGGGTGGATCATGCACCAGAACGCCAAGAACGACGGTCGCGTCCGCGAGGCCCGCTTCGACGAGCTGCTCGCCACCGCGGCGCTCGAGGACATCGCCCGCCGTGCACCGCAGGCACCGACCGAGGCGGTGACCGCGTGA
- a CDS encoding sulfite reductase subunit alpha, translated as MSLLPPTGSLIPVDAPFSAAQESWLAGFIAGIAAAGKKVAASAPTTTIDVLFGTQTGNAEFLADELVAGAKARGLGGRASALDAVTPEQLAEMSHVLVVTSTYGEGEMPDNAGLFWDAVQASTVPRLEGLQYAVLGLGDTSYDEFCQAGKLLDTRFEQLGATRIHDRVDCDVDFEDPAALWTAAVLDRLAAEAGATAAPGATPGGGAGDGAGATGGAGASRASRPGSQWNKRNPYPSRLVENRLLSSPRSAKEIRHYEFDLGDSGIEYAAGDALAVVPVNDEVFVADLLEQVGANGGEAFDGRPITEVLRTDREIRTPSKDLIADLVQRAPSSELAAVVAHGDKHELDRWLWGRDVLDLLRDAGPAAPGLDELLPNLRPLQARQYSISSSPLAHPDRIHLTIASVRYGDPHRMYAGVASTFLADRVDPDGTVDVYLQPNVSFGVPADESAPMIMIGPGTGVAPFRGFLHERAVSGATGRNWLFFGDQHRDTDFVYQDELTELQEQGVLDRLDLAFSRDQAEKVYVQTRMLERSAELFAWLEDGAHLYVCGDASRMAKDVEAALLQVIRTGRGRGEDDAQAYLADLRRAKRYVRDVY; from the coding sequence GTGAGCCTGCTCCCCCCGACCGGGTCGCTGATCCCCGTCGACGCACCGTTCTCGGCCGCCCAGGAGTCCTGGCTCGCCGGGTTCATCGCGGGCATCGCCGCCGCCGGCAAGAAGGTCGCAGCCAGCGCGCCCACGACGACGATCGACGTGCTCTTCGGCACCCAGACCGGCAACGCCGAGTTCCTGGCCGACGAGCTCGTCGCCGGCGCGAAGGCCCGCGGACTCGGCGGTCGTGCCAGTGCGCTCGACGCCGTCACCCCCGAGCAGCTGGCCGAGATGTCGCACGTGCTCGTCGTCACCTCGACCTACGGCGAGGGCGAGATGCCCGACAACGCCGGGCTGTTCTGGGACGCCGTCCAGGCGAGCACCGTGCCGCGGCTCGAGGGGCTGCAGTACGCCGTCCTCGGACTCGGCGACACGAGCTACGACGAGTTCTGCCAGGCCGGCAAGCTCCTCGACACCCGGTTCGAGCAGCTCGGCGCGACCCGCATCCACGACCGTGTCGACTGCGACGTCGACTTCGAGGACCCGGCCGCACTGTGGACCGCGGCGGTCCTCGACCGCCTCGCCGCCGAGGCCGGCGCGACAGCTGCACCCGGCGCGACCCCGGGCGGTGGTGCCGGCGACGGTGCCGGCGCGACCGGCGGGGCGGGCGCGAGCCGTGCCTCCCGGCCGGGGTCGCAGTGGAACAAGCGCAACCCGTACCCGTCGCGCCTGGTCGAGAACCGGCTGCTCTCCTCGCCGCGCAGCGCGAAGGAGATCCGGCACTACGAGTTCGACCTCGGCGACTCGGGCATCGAGTACGCGGCCGGCGACGCCCTGGCGGTCGTGCCGGTGAACGACGAGGTCTTCGTGGCCGACCTGCTCGAGCAGGTCGGCGCGAACGGCGGCGAGGCGTTCGACGGCCGGCCGATCACCGAGGTCCTGCGGACCGACCGTGAGATCCGGACGCCCTCGAAGGACCTGATCGCCGACCTGGTGCAGCGCGCGCCGTCGAGCGAGCTCGCGGCCGTCGTGGCGCACGGCGACAAGCACGAGCTGGACCGCTGGCTCTGGGGACGCGACGTCCTCGACCTGCTCCGCGACGCCGGCCCGGCCGCCCCGGGACTCGACGAGCTGCTGCCGAACCTGCGGCCGCTGCAGGCGCGCCAGTACTCGATCTCGTCGAGCCCGCTGGCGCACCCGGACCGCATCCACCTGACCATCGCGTCGGTGCGCTACGGCGACCCGCACCGGATGTACGCCGGCGTCGCGTCGACGTTCCTGGCCGACCGGGTCGACCCGGACGGCACCGTCGACGTCTACCTGCAGCCGAACGTGTCGTTCGGGGTGCCGGCGGACGAGTCGGCCCCGATGATCATGATCGGACCGGGCACGGGGGTCGCGCCGTTCCGCGGGTTCCTGCACGAGCGCGCGGTGTCCGGCGCGACGGGGCGCAACTGGCTGTTCTTCGGCGACCAGCACCGGGACACCGACTTCGTGTACCAGGACGAGCTCACCGAGCTGCAGGAGCAGGGTGTGCTCGACCGCCTCGACCTGGCGTTCTCGCGCGACCAGGCCGAGAAGGTCTACGTGCAGACGCGGATGCTCGAGCGCTCGGCGGAGCTGTTCGCCTGGCTCGAGGACGGCGCCCACCTGTACGTGTGCGGCGACGCCTCACGCATGGCGAAGGACGTCGAGGCCGCACTGCTCCAGGTGATCCGGACCGGACGCGGGCGCGGCGAGGACGACGCGCAGGCCTACCTGGCGGACCTGCGTCGCGCGAAGCGGTACGTGCGCGACGTCTACTGA
- a CDS encoding ATP-dependent DNA ligase, whose translation MGQLIYDGRPLDLRIDDRALTHLQIVIVNMLRRDHRFAFSWKDDVVHGNGRSTIWLNPNVSLHFKFTGSRVPSINRSWLEDLYASATSGSGLVLTPEPQDTSTAADSAWSRAVAPGDADDASGTPSGSTAR comes from the coding sequence ATGGGGCAGCTCATCTACGACGGCCGACCGCTCGACCTGCGGATCGACGACCGCGCGCTCACGCACCTGCAGATCGTCATCGTCAACATGCTCCGGCGCGATCACCGCTTCGCGTTCTCGTGGAAGGACGACGTCGTCCACGGCAACGGTCGCAGCACGATCTGGCTGAACCCCAACGTGAGCCTGCACTTCAAGTTCACCGGCAGCCGGGTGCCGTCGATCAACCGCAGTTGGCTCGAGGACCTCTACGCCTCGGCCACCTCGGGGTCCGGGCTCGTGCTGACCCCGGAGCCGCAGGACACCAGCACGGCGGCCGACTCCGCGTGGTCGCGGGCGGTGGCGCCCGGCGACGCGGACGACGCCTCGGGGACACCGAGCGGGAGCACTGCGCGCTGA
- a CDS encoding alpha/beta hydrolase family protein: MTIVWWVLGALVVLAAVSLAVLVVLRKVVGRIVLPGGHRWTPVIESDADSVRLPITDDTVRPGEYGLWHDGPGHTTVGPVLEVDEAAGFVRRAVVRTTGAVSSRVRWSGHVYPDPAAMDVDWSEVSLPTPVGPAPAWVVRPGPDGAARPDRGAAQGADPAAARTWAVHVHGIRTTRVTALRTVPAALELGWTSVVPSFRGDGEAPWEGRASHLGTREWADVEVALDHAVANGAERLVIVGWSMGATITHELLARSVHRDRVVGIVLVAPALDWAVTVRSQARRAGLPGPVVGAALGAMATPVLCRLVGLRSPVDVRELSWLRAPRRLPPTLLIHSTGDTTVPFSASQEFADAHPGTVTLAVSEPAEHAWERNVDAVWFDRTITNWASGLAHTGTQE, from the coding sequence GTGACGATCGTGTGGTGGGTGCTCGGAGCGCTCGTGGTGCTGGCGGCGGTGTCCCTGGCGGTCCTGGTCGTCCTGCGGAAGGTCGTCGGCAGGATCGTGCTGCCGGGTGGCCATCGGTGGACGCCCGTGATCGAGTCCGACGCGGACTCCGTGCGGCTGCCGATCACCGACGACACCGTGCGGCCGGGGGAGTACGGGCTGTGGCACGACGGCCCGGGGCACACCACCGTCGGGCCGGTGCTCGAGGTCGACGAAGCCGCCGGGTTCGTGCGCCGGGCCGTGGTGCGGACGACCGGCGCGGTGTCGTCGCGGGTGCGGTGGAGCGGGCACGTGTACCCGGACCCGGCGGCGATGGACGTCGACTGGTCCGAGGTGTCGCTGCCGACGCCGGTGGGGCCGGCGCCCGCGTGGGTGGTGCGGCCCGGGCCGGACGGTGCTGCACGCCCGGACCGCGGGGCTGCGCAGGGTGCCGATCCTGCGGCCGCCCGGACCTGGGCCGTCCACGTGCACGGGATCCGGACGACCCGGGTCACCGCGCTCCGGACCGTCCCCGCGGCGCTCGAGCTCGGCTGGACCTCGGTCGTCCCGTCGTTCCGTGGCGACGGCGAGGCCCCGTGGGAGGGCCGGGCCTCGCACCTCGGCACGCGCGAGTGGGCGGACGTCGAGGTGGCGCTCGACCACGCCGTCGCGAACGGGGCCGAACGGCTCGTCATCGTGGGGTGGTCGATGGGCGCGACGATCACACACGAGCTCCTCGCCCGTTCGGTGCACCGCGACCGCGTGGTCGGGATCGTGCTCGTCGCCCCGGCACTGGACTGGGCCGTCACCGTCCGGTCCCAGGCCCGTCGCGCGGGGCTGCCGGGCCCCGTGGTGGGCGCTGCCCTCGGGGCGATGGCGACGCCGGTCCTCTGCCGGCTGGTGGGGCTGCGCTCGCCGGTCGACGTGCGGGAGCTGTCCTGGTTGCGTGCGCCGCGGCGGCTGCCCCCGACCCTGCTCATCCACTCCACCGGGGACACCACGGTGCCGTTCTCGGCCAGTCAGGAGTTCGCCGACGCCCACCCCGGCACGGTCACACTGGCGGTCAGCGAACCCGCCGAGCACGCCTGGGAGCGCAACGTCGACGCCGTCTGGTTCGACCGCACCATCACGAACTGGGCGTCCGGTCTCGCGCACACCGGAACACAGGAGTAG
- a CDS encoding SRPBCC family protein: MPTTSVHTDPEARSMTLVAEFPVPVERLWAAFADPRQLERFWGPPAFPATFTTFDLRPGGRADYRMTSPQGERFHAVWQVTEVDEPRRIVFRDLFTDPEGTVDESLPAGETVLSFEPADDGSRVTVVSSFASTADLDAMLEMGMLEGYRQAFGQLDRVLADLREWALGAGTETEVLDDTHVRITRAFAAPRHLLWRAHTEPELVRRWLLGPDGWEMTVYENDLTPGGAFRQAWAPTGDTEGEPFGFEGENLVVEPERRMVSTERMTGAPFPPNTNDLQFDEADGVTLMTLLVTYPDRQQRDAILATGMTEGMEASYQRLEREVLSEA; the protein is encoded by the coding sequence ATGCCCACCACGTCCGTCCACACCGATCCCGAGGCCCGCTCGATGACCCTCGTCGCCGAGTTCCCCGTCCCCGTCGAACGCCTCTGGGCCGCCTTCGCCGACCCACGCCAGCTCGAGCGGTTCTGGGGACCGCCCGCGTTCCCCGCGACGTTCACGACGTTCGACCTGCGCCCCGGTGGCCGTGCCGACTACCGGATGACGTCTCCGCAGGGCGAGCGGTTCCACGCCGTGTGGCAGGTCACCGAGGTCGACGAGCCCCGTCGCATCGTCTTCCGCGACCTGTTCACCGACCCCGAGGGCACGGTCGACGAGTCGCTGCCCGCGGGCGAGACCGTGTTGTCGTTCGAGCCGGCCGACGACGGCTCGCGGGTCACCGTGGTGTCCTCGTTCGCCTCGACCGCCGACCTCGACGCGATGCTCGAGATGGGCATGCTCGAGGGTTACCGGCAGGCGTTCGGCCAGCTCGACCGGGTGCTCGCCGACCTGCGCGAGTGGGCCCTCGGTGCGGGCACCGAGACCGAGGTCCTCGACGACACCCACGTCCGGATCACGCGGGCGTTCGCGGCGCCGCGGCACCTGCTCTGGCGGGCGCACACCGAGCCCGAACTGGTGCGCCGGTGGCTGCTCGGACCCGACGGGTGGGAGATGACGGTGTACGAGAACGACCTGACCCCGGGCGGCGCGTTCCGGCAGGCCTGGGCGCCGACGGGTGACACCGAGGGCGAGCCCTTCGGGTTCGAGGGCGAGAACCTCGTCGTGGAACCGGAACGCCGGATGGTGTCGACCGAACGCATGACCGGGGCGCCCTTCCCGCCGAACACGAACGACCTGCAGTTCGACGAAGCCGACGGCGTCACGCTCATGACCCTGCTCGTCACCTACCCGGACCGCCAGCAGCGGGACGCGATCCTCGCGACCGGCATGACGGAGGGCATGGAGGCCAGCTACCAGCGGCTGGAACGCGAGGTCCTGTCCGAAGCGTGA
- a CDS encoding hydroxymethylglutaryl-CoA synthase: protein MTGVGIHDIAIATGHHVLELDDLAERLGVDPAKYHVGIGQDAFSVPAPDEDIVTMGAAAAKELIERHGVDGIRTVLFATESGVDQSKAAGVYVHGLLGLPKAVRVVELKQACYGGMAAVQLALGIVARAPHERVLVIAADVARYDVDTPAEPTQGAGAAAILVSADPDLIEIEPAAGVYTADVDDFWRPNDRSTALVDGRLSVSAYVNAFVGAWDDLAEQGGPAYDDIARFVHHQPFTKMAIKAHRKLTQHVGAPFDEADLAIGFTYNRQTGNTYTASLWIGLAALLDLDDDLAGERLGLFSYGSGSVGELITGTVRPDYREHRRAGRVRSLLEARVPLTVDAYRALHAAGAATSEDVERPRVTTAPFRFAGVRGGARHYEAS from the coding sequence ATGACCGGCGTCGGCATCCACGACATCGCGATCGCGACCGGGCACCACGTGCTCGAGCTCGACGACCTGGCCGAACGACTCGGCGTCGACCCGGCGAAGTACCACGTCGGCATCGGGCAGGACGCCTTCAGCGTGCCCGCGCCCGACGAGGACATCGTCACGATGGGCGCCGCCGCCGCGAAGGAGCTCATCGAGCGACACGGCGTCGACGGCATCCGCACGGTGCTGTTCGCCACCGAGTCCGGCGTCGACCAGTCGAAGGCCGCCGGCGTGTACGTGCACGGCCTGCTCGGGCTGCCGAAGGCCGTCCGCGTGGTCGAGCTGAAGCAGGCCTGCTACGGCGGGATGGCCGCGGTGCAGCTCGCACTCGGCATCGTCGCCCGGGCCCCGCACGAGCGGGTGCTCGTCATCGCCGCCGACGTCGCCCGGTACGACGTCGACACCCCGGCCGAACCGACCCAGGGTGCCGGTGCCGCCGCGATCCTGGTGTCCGCCGACCCCGACCTGATCGAGATCGAGCCGGCGGCCGGCGTGTACACGGCGGACGTGGACGACTTCTGGCGGCCGAACGACCGCTCCACCGCGCTGGTCGACGGTCGGCTCTCGGTGAGCGCGTACGTCAACGCGTTCGTCGGAGCCTGGGACGACCTGGCGGAACAGGGCGGCCCGGCGTACGACGACATCGCCCGGTTCGTGCACCACCAGCCCTTCACCAAGATGGCGATCAAGGCGCACCGCAAGCTCACGCAGCACGTCGGCGCACCGTTCGACGAGGCCGACCTGGCGATCGGGTTCACCTACAACCGGCAGACCGGCAACACCTACACGGCGTCGCTCTGGATCGGGCTCGCGGCGCTGCTCGACCTGGACGACGACCTGGCGGGGGAGCGGCTGGGCCTGTTCAGCTACGGCTCCGGCAGCGTCGGTGAGCTCATCACCGGCACCGTCCGGCCCGACTACCGCGAGCACCGCCGTGCGGGTCGCGTGCGGTCGCTGCTCGAGGCACGGGTCCCGCTGACGGTCGACGCCTACCGCGCGCTGCATGCCGCGGGTGCCGCCACCAGCGAGGACGTCGAGCGTCCGCGCGTCACGACCGCGCCGTTCCGGTTCGCCGGCGTGCGCGGCGGCGCGCGTCACTACGAGGCGTCCTAG
- a CDS encoding hydroxymethylglutaryl-CoA reductase, which produces MSDLLTPIPTKWVGPIRVSGNAVQGEHEVPLATYESPLWPSVGRGARISRMVEDGIVATVVDERMTRSVVVRADSAAAAHVAAGQILARQDELAAIVSGQSRFAKLIEVHPEIVGDLLFLRFAFTTGDASGHNMVTQAADKLLPAILDWQPGLRYVSVSGNFCTDKKATAVNGIRGRGRNTIAEIVIPGEVVEKRLRSSTARIVELNIAKNLIGSTIAGAIRSANAHYANMLLGFYLATGQDAANIVEGSQGITSAEDRDGDLYFATSLPHLIVGTVGNGKGGDLPVVEDALVRLGCRQEREPGGNARRLAALCAATVLCGELSLLAAQTNPGELMAAHVAMERRGAKPAGGVA; this is translated from the coding sequence ATGAGTGACCTGCTCACACCGATCCCCACCAAGTGGGTCGGTCCGATCCGCGTCAGCGGCAACGCCGTGCAGGGGGAGCACGAGGTCCCCCTCGCCACCTACGAGTCGCCGCTCTGGCCGTCCGTCGGCCGCGGCGCCCGCATCTCGCGCATGGTCGAGGACGGCATCGTCGCGACCGTCGTCGACGAGCGCATGACCCGCTCGGTCGTCGTCCGTGCCGACAGCGCGGCAGCAGCCCACGTCGCCGCGGGCCAGATCCTCGCGCGCCAGGACGAGCTCGCCGCGATCGTGTCCGGGCAGAGCCGGTTCGCCAAGCTCATCGAGGTCCACCCGGAGATCGTCGGGGACCTGCTGTTCCTGCGCTTCGCGTTCACCACCGGCGACGCCTCCGGTCACAACATGGTCACGCAGGCGGCGGACAAGCTGCTGCCGGCGATCCTGGACTGGCAGCCGGGCCTGCGGTACGTCTCGGTGTCGGGCAACTTCTGCACCGACAAGAAGGCCACCGCCGTGAACGGCATCCGTGGACGAGGCCGCAACACCATCGCCGAGATCGTGATCCCCGGTGAGGTCGTCGAGAAGCGCCTGCGGTCGAGCACCGCGCGCATCGTCGAGCTCAACATCGCGAAGAACCTGATCGGGTCGACGATCGCCGGGGCCATCCGCTCGGCGAACGCGCACTACGCGAACATGCTGCTCGGCTTCTACCTGGCCACCGGGCAGGACGCAGCCAACATCGTCGAGGGCTCGCAGGGCATCACGAGCGCCGAGGACCGCGACGGCGACCTGTACTTCGCGACCTCGCTGCCGCACCTGATCGTCGGCACGGTCGGCAACGGCAAGGGCGGGGACCTGCCCGTCGTCGAGGACGCCCTGGTGCGCCTCGGCTGCCGACAGGAGCGGGAGCCGGGCGGGAACGCCCGCCGCCTCGCTGCCCTGTGCGCCGCGACCGTCCTGTGCGGGGAGCTCTCGCTCCTCGCCGCACAGACCAACCCGGGTGAGCTGATGGCCGCCCACGTCGCCATGGAACGCCGTGGCGCGAAGCCCGCAGGGGGTGTGGCATGA
- a CDS encoding phosphomevalonate kinase: MIEFRAHGKLFVAGEYAVVEPGQPSVLIALDRAITAKVREGHGAGSVHSEEYGHLPLTWTRAEDGLALDREHHPYDYVMATIDLVEKLRAEHGIAPRFHDLRIESQLDDASGRKFGLGSSAAVTVATVGALDRFYGIGLTQRQRFQVALLATIRVNPRASGGDLAASTFGGWLRYSAPDRERLAAMLGDHAVSAILTDADAWEGFDVQRLPAPENLQLLVGWTGSPASTTKLVDVVRRHRNGGYQAFLDESRSAVDDLTTGLQTGDAERTLGALRRARGLLQRLGDSVGSHIETERLATLCDVVEAAGGAAKPSGAGGGDCGIALVPADTDPAGIHRAWEAHDIRHLSVAVRAPEGALDE; the protein is encoded by the coding sequence GTGATCGAGTTCCGTGCACACGGCAAGCTGTTCGTCGCCGGCGAGTACGCCGTCGTCGAGCCGGGCCAACCGTCCGTCTTGATCGCCCTCGACCGAGCCATCACGGCGAAGGTGCGCGAGGGCCACGGCGCGGGCAGCGTGCACTCCGAGGAGTACGGGCACCTGCCGCTCACGTGGACCCGTGCCGAGGACGGCCTGGCGCTCGACCGCGAGCACCACCCCTACGACTACGTGATGGCCACGATCGACCTGGTCGAGAAGCTCCGCGCCGAACACGGCATCGCCCCGCGGTTCCACGACCTGCGCATCGAGAGCCAGCTCGACGACGCCAGCGGTCGGAAGTTCGGCCTCGGGTCCTCGGCTGCGGTCACCGTCGCCACGGTCGGCGCACTCGACCGCTTCTACGGCATCGGGCTGACGCAGCGCCAGCGCTTCCAGGTCGCCCTGCTCGCCACCATCCGGGTGAACCCGCGGGCCTCCGGCGGCGACCTCGCCGCGAGCACGTTCGGTGGCTGGCTGCGGTACAGCGCCCCGGACCGCGAGCGCCTCGCCGCGATGCTCGGCGACCACGCCGTGTCCGCGATCCTGACGGACGCCGACGCGTGGGAAGGCTTCGACGTCCAGCGGCTGCCCGCCCCCGAGAACCTGCAGCTGCTCGTCGGCTGGACCGGCTCGCCCGCGTCCACCACGAAGCTCGTCGACGTGGTGCGTCGGCACCGCAACGGCGGGTACCAGGCGTTCCTCGACGAGAGCCGCAGCGCCGTCGACGACCTGACCACGGGCCTCCAGACCGGCGACGCCGAGCGCACGCTGGGCGCCCTCAGACGCGCCCGTGGGCTGCTGCAGCGCCTCGGCGACTCGGTCGGGTCGCACATCGAGACCGAGCGTCTCGCGACCCTGTGCGACGTCGTCGAGGCGGCGGGTGGGGCGGCGAAGCCGTCCGGTGCCGGTGGCGGCGACTGCGGCATCGCGCTCGTCCCGGCGGACACCGACCCCGCCGGCATCCACCGCGCCTGGGAGGCGCACGACATCAGACACCTCAGCGTCGCGGTGCGAGCACCAGAAGGAGCCCTCGATGAGTGA